In Zunongwangia profunda SM-A87, the following proteins share a genomic window:
- a CDS encoding sugar MFS transporter: MSNNSNTSGTSRSIIIIGILFFIFGFVTWLNSVLIPYLKTANELNNFQSFFVAFASYISYFVMAIPSAKVLEKTGFKKGMGLGLIVMAVGALIFIPAAASRTYALFLTGLFVQGTGLALLQSAANPYITVLGPIESAAKRISIMGICNKVAGILAPLTIGAILLKNMDQVEAKLSTLTGAEREAELDLLSSRVEMPYIVMAIVLVGLAVLIYFSSLPEIETDKEDESLAEANKNKTSVFQFPNLLLGTLAMFLYVGVEVIAGDTVITYAKDGQGIPSEAALQFTSYTLAAMIVGYLIGTVTIPKYISQAKALRISGILGILLGLAAIFTDGFVSVLCISMLGLANAVVFPAIWPLALDGLGRFTKIASSFLIMAIAGGAIVPLAYGSLADSFGLQQAYWVVIPCYLYILFFAVKGYKIR; encoded by the coding sequence ATGAGCAATAACTCGAATACTTCAGGAACCAGCAGGTCGATCATTATTATAGGAATCTTATTTTTTATTTTTGGATTTGTCACCTGGTTAAATTCAGTGTTAATCCCTTATTTAAAAACCGCAAACGAGCTGAATAACTTCCAATCGTTTTTTGTGGCTTTTGCTTCTTATATTTCATATTTCGTAATGGCTATTCCCTCAGCAAAGGTTTTAGAGAAAACCGGGTTTAAAAAAGGGATGGGGCTGGGATTAATAGTAATGGCGGTAGGTGCTTTGATATTTATTCCTGCGGCAGCCTCCAGAACGTATGCCTTATTCCTTACAGGATTATTTGTTCAGGGTACAGGATTGGCGCTGTTACAATCTGCTGCCAATCCTTATATTACCGTATTAGGGCCTATTGAAAGTGCAGCAAAGCGTATTAGTATTATGGGAATTTGTAATAAGGTTGCCGGGATTTTAGCTCCTTTAACCATTGGTGCTATTTTGCTTAAAAATATGGATCAGGTTGAGGCTAAACTTAGTACATTGACCGGTGCTGAGCGTGAAGCCGAATTAGATTTGCTTTCGTCCCGGGTAGAAATGCCTTATATCGTTATGGCGATTGTTCTTGTTGGTTTAGCGGTACTTATTTATTTTTCTTCTTTACCAGAAATCGAAACCGATAAAGAAGATGAAAGTCTTGCTGAAGCTAATAAAAATAAAACCAGTGTATTCCAGTTTCCTAATTTGCTTCTGGGAACATTGGCCATGTTCTTATATGTAGGAGTTGAGGTAATTGCTGGTGATACCGTAATTACATACGCGAAAGACGGGCAGGGAATACCTTCAGAAGCAGCTTTACAATTTACTTCGTATACCTTAGCAGCGATGATCGTTGGTTATTTAATAGGGACTGTAACGATTCCAAAATATATTAGTCAGGCAAAAGCTCTTCGAATTTCCGGAATTTTGGGTATTTTGCTGGGATTAGCTGCAATTTTTACTGATGGTTTTGTTTCTGTACTTTGTATCTCGATGTTAGGATTGGCAAATGCAGTAGTTTTCCCGGCCATTTGGCCTTTAGCCTTAGACGGTTTGGGAAGGTTTACCAAAATTGCTTCGTCGTTTTTAATTATGGCGATTGCCGGTGGTGCGATTGTACCTTTAGCCTATGGTTCTTTAGCAGATAGTTTCGGATTGCAACAGGCATACTGGGTGGTGATTCCATGTTATTTATATATCCTTTTCTTTGCGGTTAAGGGATATAAAATTAGATAA
- the lepA gene encoding translation elongation factor 4, with amino-acid sequence MKHIRNFCIIAHIDHGKSTLADRLLDFTGSVTEREKQAQLLDNMDLERERGITIKSHAIQMDYVHEGEHYTLNLIDTPGHVDFSYEVSRSIAACEGALLVVDAAQSIQAQTISNLYLALENDLEIIPVLNKVDLPSANPEEVTDDIVDLLGCDPDDVIPASAKTGIGIEEILHAIITKIPAPSGKVDAPLRALIFDSVYNPFRGVETFFRVINGSIKKNQHIKFVATGKDYSADEVGTLKLIQHPKQEIKTGDVGYLITGIKDAREVKVGDTITDAKNPTTEAVAGFEDVKPMVFAGIYPVDTEDYEELRASMEKLQLNDASLVFTPESSAALGFGFRCGFLGMLHLEIIQERLEREFDMTVITTVPNVSYNAYTNKHPDEVILVNNPSDLPEPSTLNRVEEPYIKATIITKSDYVGNVMSLCIEKRGEITNQTYLTTERVELSFDMPLAEIVFDFYDRLKTVSRGYASFDYSPVGLRTSKLVKVDVLLNGNKVDALSALLHQDNAYDIGKKMCEKLKELIPRQQFDIPIQAAIGAKIISRETVKALRKDVTAKCYGGDISRKRKLLEKQKKGKKRMRQVGNVEIPQEAFMAVLKLND; translated from the coding sequence ATGAAACACATTCGTAATTTTTGTATCATCGCCCATATCGATCATGGAAAGAGTACACTAGCCGATAGACTTTTAGACTTTACAGGATCGGTAACAGAACGAGAAAAGCAGGCACAGCTTTTAGATAATATGGATTTGGAGCGGGAGCGTGGTATCACTATTAAAAGTCATGCAATCCAAATGGATTATGTTCATGAAGGTGAGCATTACACGCTAAATTTAATCGACACCCCGGGACACGTGGATTTCTCTTACGAGGTTTCCAGATCTATCGCCGCCTGTGAAGGTGCTTTACTGGTAGTTGATGCCGCACAAAGTATACAGGCACAAACAATTTCTAACCTTTATCTGGCTTTAGAAAACGATCTTGAGATTATCCCGGTTTTAAATAAAGTAGATCTTCCCAGCGCAAATCCCGAGGAAGTTACCGATGATATTGTGGACCTTTTAGGCTGTGATCCTGATGATGTTATCCCTGCAAGTGCTAAAACAGGAATTGGTATAGAGGAAATATTACATGCTATTATTACCAAAATACCAGCTCCCAGCGGCAAAGTAGATGCACCATTAAGAGCTTTGATTTTCGATTCGGTTTACAATCCGTTTCGCGGAGTAGAAACGTTCTTTAGGGTGATTAACGGAAGTATTAAGAAGAACCAACACATCAAATTTGTGGCAACTGGTAAAGATTATTCCGCAGATGAAGTTGGTACACTAAAGCTTATTCAGCATCCAAAACAGGAAATTAAAACCGGAGATGTTGGTTATTTAATCACCGGAATCAAAGACGCTAGAGAAGTAAAAGTAGGGGATACCATTACCGATGCTAAAAATCCAACTACCGAAGCTGTTGCCGGATTCGAAGATGTAAAACCTATGGTATTTGCCGGGATTTATCCTGTAGATACTGAAGATTATGAAGAATTACGAGCTTCTATGGAAAAACTTCAGCTTAACGATGCCTCTTTGGTGTTCACTCCAGAGAGTTCTGCAGCATTAGGTTTTGGTTTTAGATGTGGATTCCTGGGAATGCTTCACCTGGAGATAATTCAGGAACGATTAGAGCGTGAGTTCGACATGACAGTAATTACCACCGTTCCCAACGTATCTTACAACGCTTATACCAATAAACATCCGGACGAGGTTATTTTGGTAAATAATCCATCAGATCTACCCGAACCCTCTACATTAAATAGGGTAGAAGAGCCATATATTAAAGCGACGATTATTACGAAATCTGATTATGTTGGCAATGTAATGTCTCTTTGTATCGAAAAACGAGGAGAAATTACTAACCAGACATATTTAACTACAGAGCGTGTAGAATTATCTTTTGATATGCCTTTAGCTGAAATTGTTTTTGATTTTTATGATCGCTTAAAAACAGTTTCCCGTGGTTATGCTTCTTTCGATTATTCTCCTGTTGGATTACGTACTTCTAAACTGGTAAAAGTTGATGTTTTACTTAACGGAAATAAAGTAGACGCGCTTTCAGCTTTATTACACCAGGATAATGCTTATGATATTGGTAAGAAGATGTGTGAAAAACTGAAAGAATTGATCCCAAGACAGCAGTTTGATATTCCTATTCAAGCGGCGATTGGAGCAAAAATTATCTCCAGAGAAACCGTAAAAGCGCTTAGAAAAGACGTAACTGCGAAATGTTATGGTGGAGATATCTCCCGTAAAAGAAAGCTCTTAGAGAAGCAGAAAAAGGGTAAAAAACGTATGCGCCAGGTTGGAAACGTAGAAATACCTCAGGAAGCATTTATGGCGGTATTGAAATTAAACGACTAG
- a CDS encoding YebC/PmpR family DNA-binding transcriptional regulator: MAGHSKWANIKHRKGAQDKKRAKQFTRAIKEISVAVKEGGGADPEANPSLRNAISNAKGVNMPKDTIDRAIKKASGADADNYETVTFEGYGPNGIAIFVECTTDNTNRTVASVRSIFTKNGGSLGTNGSLEFLFDKKGVFVLEKEKIEMNLEEFELELIEGGATKIEKEDDLMTIYTDFNDFGMMSSKLEELNIETKSSEVQRIPLNTLELPVEDAKKILNLVEKFEDDDDVQNVYHNLDITDELIGAMEAE, from the coding sequence ATGGCTGGACATAGTAAATGGGCGAATATAAAACACCGTAAAGGGGCACAGGATAAAAAACGGGCTAAACAGTTTACCCGGGCAATTAAAGAAATTAGTGTAGCTGTTAAAGAAGGTGGAGGGGCAGATCCTGAAGCTAATCCAAGCTTGCGTAATGCGATAAGCAACGCAAAAGGGGTTAATATGCCCAAAGACACTATAGATCGTGCAATTAAAAAAGCAAGTGGGGCAGATGCGGATAATTACGAAACCGTAACTTTTGAAGGGTATGGGCCTAACGGAATTGCCATTTTTGTAGAATGCACCACAGATAATACCAATAGAACTGTAGCCTCAGTAAGATCAATTTTTACTAAAAATGGTGGAAGTCTGGGAACTAATGGTTCGTTAGAATTCTTATTCGATAAAAAAGGAGTTTTTGTGCTGGAAAAGGAAAAAATTGAAATGAACCTTGAAGAATTTGAGCTTGAACTTATTGAAGGGGGTGCGACCAAAATCGAAAAAGAGGACGACCTCATGACGATTTATACCGATTTTAATGACTTTGGAATGATGTCCTCCAAACTGGAAGAATTAAACATCGAGACAAAATCTTCTGAGGTACAACGAATTCCTTTAAATACCTTAGAACTTCCGGTTGAAGACGCTAAAAAGATCTTAAATCTCGTCGAAAAATTTGAAGATGATGATGATGTTCAAAATGTATATCATAACCTTGATATTACAGACGAACTGATTGGGGCAATGGAAGCCGAATAA
- a CDS encoding cation:proton antiporter has product MLELAGIVILGILAQWVAWKFKIPAILPLILIGLCVGPIATMFTDDGSKLIEPIWTGESGLFPGESLFYFVSLAIGIILFEGGLTLKKGEILNVGFVIVKLITVAVIITFIGAGIAAHYIFDLSWQISFLFASLIIVTGPTVITPILRNIPLKKDVSTILKWEGILIDPIGALFAVLVFEFISAGKGKEYTSTVLLEFGKIVLFGFTFGFTFAHALAYSIKKNIIPHYLLNVLTLAAVLGVFVLSDQFAHESGLLAVVVMGMVMGNIDLPNLKELLYFKESLSVLLISILFILLAANINMEDLYLIFTSKAIWLFAVIVFVVRPLGVFISSINSSLKFNEKLFISWVGPRGIVAAGIASLFGIELANQGVEGAEYITPLVFMIVLGTVLLNATTARLFAQLVGVFLKDSEGILIIGASSFSRIIGKYMEENGRHVVLVDNNGMNVRKAKSMGLDAIEENVYSEDLINNIELNDIGYLMAMTSNSEINKNAIEKFRKHFGENGSFRVVSPEEMQDPENNPKEGLFSQTDDYVKLTNLARKYSQVHEITLNSKEHYEGLIEISKTDPDIIPLFVKNNEGNLSIIPSNSKEVEIEEGFKLVYLGKQMEVEDNSNTGDAEDTKTNTEED; this is encoded by the coding sequence ATGTTAGAATTAGCAGGTATAGTAATTTTAGGAATATTGGCACAATGGGTGGCGTGGAAATTTAAAATTCCTGCAATCCTTCCATTGATTTTGATCGGACTTTGTGTAGGGCCAATTGCTACCATGTTTACAGATGATGGAAGTAAACTAATAGAGCCTATTTGGACTGGGGAATCTGGATTGTTCCCGGGCGAAAGTTTATTTTATTTTGTCTCGCTTGCCATTGGGATTATCCTTTTTGAAGGTGGTTTAACCCTTAAAAAGGGAGAAATTTTAAACGTAGGTTTTGTAATTGTGAAATTAATTACGGTTGCTGTAATTATAACATTTATAGGAGCAGGGATAGCTGCTCACTATATTTTCGATCTAAGCTGGCAAATTTCGTTTTTATTTGCTTCATTAATTATAGTTACCGGTCCTACAGTAATTACGCCTATCCTACGTAATATTCCGCTTAAAAAAGATGTTTCTACCATTTTAAAATGGGAAGGGATTCTTATCGATCCTATAGGGGCATTGTTTGCCGTGTTGGTTTTTGAGTTTATTAGTGCAGGAAAAGGAAAAGAGTATACTTCAACCGTGTTACTGGAATTTGGTAAAATCGTACTTTTCGGCTTCACTTTCGGCTTCACTTTTGCCCATGCCCTGGCCTACAGTATCAAGAAAAATATTATTCCGCATTATTTATTAAATGTGCTTACCCTGGCCGCTGTATTAGGGGTTTTTGTGTTATCAGATCAGTTTGCTCACGAAAGCGGACTTTTGGCTGTGGTAGTGATGGGGATGGTGATGGGAAATATCGACCTTCCAAACTTAAAAGAGCTGTTATATTTCAAGGAATCCTTAAGTGTCCTTTTAATTTCTATTTTATTTATTTTGCTGGCTGCAAATATCAATATGGAAGATCTGTACCTGATATTTACCAGTAAGGCGATCTGGCTATTTGCAGTAATTGTTTTTGTCGTAAGACCGTTAGGTGTTTTTATAAGTAGTATCAATTCTTCATTAAAATTCAATGAAAAACTGTTTATAAGCTGGGTTGGACCTCGCGGAATTGTAGCTGCGGGTATTGCCTCTTTATTTGGTATAGAGCTGGCGAATCAAGGTGTGGAAGGTGCTGAATATATTACACCGCTGGTGTTTATGATCGTGTTGGGAACGGTATTATTAAACGCTACCACTGCCCGTTTATTTGCTCAGCTTGTGGGTGTATTTTTAAAGGATTCTGAAGGAATTTTAATTATTGGAGCTTCGTCTTTTTCAAGAATTATCGGTAAGTATATGGAGGAGAATGGAAGACATGTTGTTTTGGTTGATAATAATGGGATGAATGTTAGAAAGGCCAAGAGCATGGGCTTAGATGCGATAGAAGAAAATGTGTATTCTGAAGATCTTATTAATAATATCGAGCTTAATGACATAGGTTATTTAATGGCGATGACCAGTAACAGTGAAATTAATAAGAATGCCATAGAAAAATTTAGAAAGCATTTTGGTGAAAACGGCTCTTTTAGAGTAGTTTCTCCAGAAGAAATGCAGGATCCCGAAAATAATCCAAAAGAAGGATTGTTCTCTCAAACAGATGATTATGTTAAACTTACCAATCTTGCCCGAAAATATTCACAGGTGCATGAGATTACGCTGAACTCTAAAGAGCATTATGAAGGATTAATAGAAATTTCCAAAACCGATCCAGATATTATTCCACTATTTGTAAAAAATAACGAAGGAAATCTTAGTATTATTCCGTCTAATAGTAAAGAAGTAGAAATTGAAGAAGGTTTTAAGCTGGTGTATTTAGGAAAGCAGATGGAGGTTGAAGATAATTCGAATACTGGAGACGCAGAAGATACGAAAACCAATACTGAGGAAGATTAA